A stretch of the Bacillus licheniformis DSM 13 = ATCC 14580 genome encodes the following:
- the metA gene encoding homoserine O-acetyltransferase MetA codes for MPINIPINLPAKQILESENIFVMDEKRAFHQDIRPLNIVILNLMPQKIKTETQLLRMLGNSPLQVYFTFLIPSTHTPKHTPRQHLEQFYTTFSSIRDRKFDGMIITGAPIEHLEYEEVSYWEELREILDWSKTHVTSTLHICWGAQAGLYHHYGIRKVKLPKKTFGVFEHRIMEKNERLVRGFEEFYYVPHSRHTDINMDDLKAVSHLKVLSISDEAGVCLIASKDEKQVFLTGHPEYDTDTLKEEYERDLARNMEIDPPVNYFKEGPDGAVPVNRWKAHATLLFMNWLNYYVYQETPYEWK; via the coding sequence TTGCCTATCAACATACCTATCAATTTGCCAGCAAAGCAGATTCTTGAAAGTGAAAATATTTTTGTCATGGATGAAAAACGGGCTTTTCATCAGGACATCAGACCTTTAAATATTGTGATTCTTAATCTGATGCCGCAGAAAATCAAGACCGAGACACAGCTGCTCAGGATGCTCGGGAATTCTCCTTTACAGGTATATTTCACTTTTTTAATACCGTCTACACACACGCCAAAACATACACCAAGGCAGCATTTGGAACAGTTTTATACAACTTTTTCTTCAATCAGGGACCGAAAATTCGACGGCATGATTATTACCGGTGCGCCGATCGAGCATTTGGAGTACGAAGAGGTATCCTATTGGGAAGAACTCCGGGAGATTTTAGACTGGAGCAAAACGCATGTCACGTCAACGCTTCACATCTGCTGGGGAGCGCAGGCGGGACTGTATCATCACTACGGCATTCGCAAAGTCAAACTGCCGAAAAAGACATTTGGCGTTTTTGAACACAGAATAATGGAGAAAAATGAAAGACTGGTCAGAGGCTTTGAAGAGTTCTACTATGTCCCGCACTCCAGGCATACAGATATCAATATGGATGACCTTAAAGCCGTTTCCCATTTAAAAGTGCTCAGCATATCCGATGAAGCGGGCGTCTGTTTAATTGCTTCAAAGGATGAAAAACAAGTTTTTTTAACTGGACATCCTGAGTATGATACAGATACTCTTAAAGAAGAGTATGAAAGGGATTTAGCCAGGAACATGGAGATTGATCCGCCGGTGAATTATTTTAAAGAAGGGCCGGATGGCGCGGTACCTGTAAACCGCTGGAAAGCCCATGCGACTCTTTTGTTCATGAATTGGCTGAACTACTACGTTTACCAGGAAACGCCGTATGAGTGGAAATGA
- a CDS encoding diglucosyl diacylglycerol synthase, producing the protein MNTNKNILILTANYGNGHVQVAKTLYQECERLGFKNVTVSNLYQESNPIVSEITQYLYLKSFSIGKQFYRLFYYGVDKIYNKRKFNIYFKMGNKRLDQLVKKHQPDIIINTFPMIVVPEYRRRMGKVIPTFNVMTDFCLHKIWVHEHIDKYYVATDYVKEKLLEIGTHPSNVKITGIPIRRQFEEEMDKDKIYEKYQLSPDKKILLIMAGAHGVLKNVKELCESLVTKEDVQVVVVCGKNTMLKSSLEDIEALYPNKLRTLGYIERIDELFRVADCMITKPGGITLTEATAIGVPVILYKPVPGQEKENALFFEDRGAAIVVNRHEEILESVSSLLADEKKLNEMKKNIKSLHLSNSSEVILTDIIEQSEIIMNKKQTVRALS; encoded by the coding sequence TTGAATACCAATAAAAATATATTAATTTTGACTGCAAATTACGGAAATGGCCATGTTCAAGTAGCCAAAACGCTCTACCAAGAGTGCGAAAGGCTCGGTTTTAAGAATGTAACTGTTTCGAATTTGTATCAAGAATCAAATCCGATTGTGTCAGAGATTACGCAGTATCTCTACTTGAAAAGCTTCTCAATCGGCAAACAGTTTTATCGCCTTTTCTACTATGGAGTCGATAAAATTTACAATAAAAGGAAGTTTAATATTTATTTCAAAATGGGAAATAAACGGCTGGACCAACTGGTTAAAAAACATCAGCCAGACATTATCATCAATACGTTTCCAATGATTGTCGTGCCCGAATACAGACGGAGAATGGGAAAAGTCATTCCGACTTTTAACGTCATGACGGATTTCTGTCTTCATAAAATTTGGGTCCACGAACATATTGATAAATATTACGTAGCAACTGATTACGTGAAGGAAAAGCTGCTCGAGATCGGCACTCACCCTAGCAACGTCAAGATCACGGGCATTCCGATCCGCAGGCAGTTTGAAGAAGAAATGGACAAAGATAAAATCTACGAGAAGTATCAGCTGTCTCCCGACAAGAAGATATTGCTGATCATGGCAGGCGCCCACGGGGTTCTTAAAAACGTAAAAGAACTGTGTGAATCTCTGGTGACGAAAGAGGATGTTCAAGTCGTTGTCGTGTGCGGAAAAAATACGATGCTGAAATCTTCATTGGAAGACATTGAAGCCCTTTATCCAAACAAGCTGAGAACGCTCGGTTACATCGAAAGAATTGACGAGCTGTTCAGGGTGGCAGACTGCATGATCACAAAGCCGGGCGGAATCACCCTGACGGAGGCCACGGCAATCGGCGTTCCCGTCATCCTTTACAAGCCTGTTCCCGGACAGGAAAAGGAAAATGCCCTGTTCTTCGAAGACAGAGGGGCTGCCATCGTCGTCAACAGGCATGAGGAGATTCTTGAGTCAGTCTCTTCCCTTTTGGCTGATGAGAAAAAATTAAACGAAATGAAGAAAAACATTAAAAGCCTGCATTTATCCAATTCATCAGAAGTCATCCTGACGGACATTATCGAGCAGTCTGAAATCATCATGAACAAAAAACAGACTGTCCGGGCGCTGTCCTAA
- a CDS encoding AIM24 family protein produces the protein MNRYSVDEFVSKTQQEDKGEGLFEMETPRLLEVNLDGKVWAKAGSMVSYRGRVKFKREGVFEHGIGRMVKKVFSGEGAALMKAEGNGKVYLADQGKKISILNLKDDSIFVNGHDLLAFEPSIHWDIKLMKRISGMLAGGLFNIKLEGTGMAAITSHYEPLTLIVTPESPVYTDPNATVAWSGSLQPEFVTDVSFKTFIGRGSGESIQMKFSGNGFVVVQPFEEVYYSES, from the coding sequence ATGAACCGTTATTCAGTTGATGAGTTTGTATCCAAAACCCAGCAGGAAGACAAAGGGGAGGGGCTGTTTGAAATGGAAACGCCCCGTCTCTTGGAAGTCAATCTCGACGGAAAAGTGTGGGCAAAGGCCGGTTCAATGGTTTCCTATAGAGGAAGAGTCAAATTTAAGCGAGAAGGGGTATTTGAACACGGAATTGGACGGATGGTGAAAAAAGTGTTCAGCGGCGAAGGGGCTGCCCTGATGAAAGCGGAAGGAAACGGAAAGGTGTATCTAGCGGATCAGGGAAAGAAGATATCCATCTTAAACTTGAAAGATGACTCCATATTTGTAAATGGACATGATCTGCTCGCATTTGAACCGTCGATCCATTGGGACATTAAACTGATGAAAAGAATTTCCGGCATGCTGGCCGGCGGACTGTTTAACATTAAGCTTGAGGGAACTGGAATGGCTGCCATTACAAGCCACTACGAGCCGCTCACTTTGATCGTAACCCCGGAAAGCCCCGTCTATACCGATCCAAACGCAACGGTTGCCTGGTCTGGAAGCCTTCAGCCTGAATTTGTGACAGATGTTTCTTTTAAGACGTTCATCGGCAGGGGAAGCGGGGAATCCATCCAAATGAAGTTTTCAGGGAATGGGTTTGTCGTTGTACAGCCATTTGAAGAAGTTTATTACTCGGAATCTTAG
- the cspD gene encoding cold-shock protein CspD, which translates to MQNGKVKWFNNEKGFGFIEVEGGDDVFVHFTAIEGEGYKSLEEGQEVSFEIVEGNRGPQASNVVKL; encoded by the coding sequence ATGCAAAACGGTAAAGTAAAATGGTTTAACAATGAAAAAGGCTTCGGCTTCATCGAAGTTGAAGGCGGAGACGATGTATTCGTTCATTTCACTGCAATCGAAGGTGAAGGATACAAATCTCTAGAAGAAGGACAAGAAGTTTCTTTCGAAATTGTTGAAGGTAATCGTGGACCTCAAGCATCTAACGTTGTGAAGCTTTAA
- a CDS encoding DUF2564 family protein produces MKSDHRDDLETGFNQRKQLEIAVETAQKTTGMATRQKSSTLLKSAYQSIEDARQLSQAEELAALDEDFLNEQLNILNDCQHQLDESQH; encoded by the coding sequence ATGAAATCAGACCATCGCGATGATCTCGAAACCGGATTTAATCAGCGCAAGCAGCTTGAAATTGCCGTAGAAACTGCTCAAAAAACGACGGGAATGGCAACGAGGCAAAAGAGCTCCACTTTGCTGAAATCGGCGTATCAATCCATTGAAGATGCCAGACAGCTGTCACAGGCTGAGGAATTAGCCGCACTGGATGAAGATTTTTTAAACGAACAGCTCAACATACTAAATGATTGCCAGCATCAGCTTGATGAATCACAGCATTAA
- a CDS encoding zinc-finger domain-containing protein, which produces MDKKEIFKELTHLQDTYCEGCFIKKHFRKEYGKTYAHAFCISKCTVGEKLRTYGDVLTNKN; this is translated from the coding sequence TTGGATAAGAAAGAGATCTTTAAGGAACTGACACATTTGCAGGACACCTACTGTGAAGGGTGCTTCATCAAAAAACACTTCAGAAAAGAATACGGAAAAACGTATGCCCACGCATTTTGCATTTCAAAATGTACGGTCGGAGAAAAGCTCCGCACCTATGGAGACGTGCTGACAAACAAAAATTGA
- a CDS encoding queuosine precursor transporter, protein MFNEILWISFAIINFIIVLFFFKRFGKTGLFVWIGFATAAANIEVVKTVELFGLTATLGNILYGSVFFATDVINERYGKEEAKKAVSIGFFILITLTLVMQGALLFKPHPEDIAQPALETIFGFLPRVALGSLLAYIISQTLDVYVYSGIRRLFPSDRALWLRNSGSTALSQLLDTLIFTSVAFMGAYPLDVWIQIFITTYVLKFVVAVFAAPYAYAAKRITPLDERSENNAG, encoded by the coding sequence TTGTTTAACGAAATATTATGGATTAGTTTTGCGATCATTAATTTTATCATTGTTCTCTTCTTTTTTAAACGATTTGGCAAGACCGGTTTATTTGTCTGGATCGGTTTTGCGACAGCCGCCGCCAATATCGAGGTAGTCAAAACGGTCGAGCTGTTCGGTTTGACTGCGACGCTCGGCAACATCCTGTACGGAAGCGTGTTTTTTGCGACCGACGTCATCAATGAAAGATACGGAAAGGAAGAAGCGAAAAAAGCCGTTTCAATCGGTTTTTTCATTCTGATTACCTTGACGCTCGTCATGCAGGGAGCGCTCCTATTCAAGCCGCATCCCGAAGACATCGCACAGCCTGCGCTGGAGACGATATTCGGCTTCTTGCCCCGCGTGGCCCTCGGCAGCCTGCTCGCCTATATCATCAGCCAAACGCTTGATGTTTATGTATATTCGGGAATCAGAAGGTTATTTCCTTCCGACCGGGCACTGTGGCTTCGCAACAGCGGCAGTACAGCCTTAAGCCAGCTGCTTGATACGTTGATTTTTACGAGCGTCGCGTTTATGGGCGCTTATCCGCTGGATGTATGGATTCAGATTTTTATCACGACATACGTCTTGAAATTCGTTGTAGCCGTATTCGCAGCGCCGTACGCTTATGCCGCTAAAAGGATCACCCCTTTGGATGAAAGGAGCGAAAACAATGCCGGTTGA
- a CDS encoding reverse transcriptase-like protein yields the protein MPVEVYIDGASAGDPGPSGLGIFIKDGQKTESFSLPAGSLSNHEAEFMALIEGMKLCAERNYRIVSFRTDSQIVERTADSEFVKNQAFKPYLDAIIRLKKDFDLFFIKWIPSKSNQAADKLAKKAILLNQPE from the coding sequence ATGCCGGTTGAGGTGTATATTGACGGAGCAAGCGCCGGGGATCCCGGACCGTCCGGACTTGGCATTTTTATCAAAGACGGCCAGAAGACCGAGTCCTTCTCCCTTCCCGCCGGCTCACTGAGCAACCATGAAGCAGAATTCATGGCGCTGATCGAAGGAATGAAGCTGTGCGCCGAACGAAACTACCGGATCGTTTCGTTTCGGACCGATTCGCAGATCGTCGAGCGCACGGCGGATTCGGAGTTTGTCAAAAATCAGGCTTTCAAGCCTTATCTGGATGCTATCATCCGCTTAAAAAAGGATTTTGATTTATTTTTTATCAAGTGGATTCCTTCGAAGTCAAATCAAGCGGCTGACAAGCTTGCGAAAAAAGCGATATTGCTGAACCAACCCGAGTAA
- the sspL gene encoding small, acid-soluble spore protein L, with product MEKQHSAGRGRLTGGVTPQGDIVLNRDNRHTDPKTELENRAKKSNTKH from the coding sequence GTGGAAAAACAGCATTCAGCAGGAAGAGGCCGTCTGACAGGCGGTGTCACGCCCCAGGGTGATATTGTATTGAACCGGGATAACCGTCATACAGACCCAAAAACCGAGCTTGAAAACCGGGCGAAAAAAAGCAATACAAAACATTAG
- a CDS encoding 5'-3' exonuclease, which translates to MNKKLLLVDGMALLFRSFFATAVHRNFMLNDKGVPTNGVHGFLKHLLTAASAFEPSHVICCWDMGSKTYRNDLFKDYKANRSEPPLELIPQFDMAKEAAEELGILNIGLAGYEADDCIGTLTAMFSEEADITIVTGDKDLLQLLTVNVKVALLQKGIGNYKVYTEESFSEETGIEPKALIDIKALMGDTSDNYPGVKGIGEKTAYKLIKEYSTVDRLLENIGQLTKGQQTKITECLEDLKMSRILAEIKCDVPLSCSLDDADFTLMHDRAKEMLRLHQIRGIEPLLMKFEKREIG; encoded by the coding sequence ATGAACAAGAAGCTGCTGCTTGTAGACGGGATGGCTTTATTATTCCGGTCTTTTTTTGCGACTGCGGTGCACCGCAATTTTATGCTGAATGACAAAGGCGTGCCGACAAACGGGGTTCACGGTTTTTTAAAGCATCTGTTAACCGCTGCGTCTGCGTTTGAACCGAGCCATGTCATCTGCTGCTGGGACATGGGAAGCAAAACGTACCGAAACGATTTATTTAAGGACTATAAAGCGAACCGGAGCGAGCCGCCTCTAGAATTGATTCCGCAATTTGACATGGCGAAGGAAGCGGCGGAAGAGCTCGGGATTTTAAATATCGGCCTTGCGGGCTATGAAGCCGATGACTGCATCGGCACCCTGACAGCGATGTTCAGCGAAGAAGCGGACATCACGATCGTCACCGGTGATAAAGATTTACTTCAGCTTTTAACAGTCAATGTTAAAGTTGCCCTGCTTCAAAAAGGAATCGGCAATTATAAGGTATACACAGAAGAATCATTCAGTGAAGAGACAGGTATCGAACCGAAAGCTTTGATTGACATTAAAGCGCTGATGGGCGATACAAGCGATAATTATCCGGGTGTAAAAGGCATCGGCGAAAAAACGGCCTACAAGCTGATCAAGGAATATTCGACTGTTGACCGGCTGCTGGAAAACATCGGTCAGCTGACGAAGGGCCAGCAGACGAAAATAACCGAATGTCTAGAAGATCTGAAGATGTCCAGAATTCTTGCAGAAATTAAATGCGATGTACCGCTTTCCTGCTCATTGGACGATGCGGACTTCACCTTGATGCATGACAGGGCAAAGGAGATGCTGAGACTTCATCAAATACGGGGAATCGAGCCGCTGCTGATGAAATTCGAAAAAAGAGAGATCGGATAA
- a CDS encoding YpbS family protein: MTNVHEAITAHSKKQHQHIKQFVRLEQEREKAIDDVVDKCRRNEAFSTDLINQITVQMNELAKKGIVPTRRLVSKEMVAEYVSRKYPQA; this comes from the coding sequence ATGACAAACGTTCATGAAGCGATTACAGCACATTCAAAAAAACAGCACCAGCACATCAAGCAGTTCGTGCGTCTCGAACAGGAGAGGGAAAAAGCAATCGATGATGTGGTCGATAAGTGCCGGCGTAACGAAGCATTTTCAACCGACCTCATCAACCAAATTACAGTGCAGATGAACGAATTGGCCAAAAAAGGCATCGTTCCCACAAGACGGCTCGTCTCGAAGGAAATGGTTGCCGAATACGTCAGCCGAAAATATCCGCAGGCCTAG
- a CDS encoding dynamin family protein — protein MAQINTKDDLMKRAGAVFGELTKNGDDKRSAQLAGIIRKWLRKEVYIALTGHYSAGKSSLLNALLQEEVLPTSPIPTSANLVLVRRGEMKTTLHTVDGRYAQMDGSYDKEKVQAYCRDGSQIEMVEIGGPFSGIAPQAVLIDTPGIDSTDDAHFLSASSILHQADALFYVVHYNHVHSEENVKFLRSIKDKIPNIFFIVNQIDRHDEAETDFHAYKKQVLDMLLKEGISEEHLFFTSVTAADHPLNEFNRLRAELERLQHQSEQQLQAYTEQKISSLIHEHIKMLISDEDTALSEETASLRETVETLKSQLADLTEQEKRAEEQIKKDIQTIAQNANITPFEMRELAKSYLESIEKGFKKGILFSKAKTLEEKQKRKEAFLADVQKRVQAEIDWHVIEAIKAFMKCFNVQNDEMLREVLQFRTVIDENDLLRSRKKGAELTPEYVLNYTKELAENIRRKAKRQAQPLIDQLKTFIKERSVLQAEAIKAEYDAEQAKLAERERRLIEQQKSYEKANRLWDQWEHGNQSDLPANWYAAERKPLEKTLDAKRAEPVRAQGENSSRKDEALHPKKGVSESIEHFFELARILADIPALEKQRKAFLHKTERLHTRQFTLALFGAFSSGKSSFANALCGRKVLPSSPTPTTATINKITKPSGTKRDGTAEVAFKTEGEITAELDQLLDGKMASAKGSAFGEKLKNLLKKEELHDDERLLIKNFLKAYKRYGSYINDQEILTISADDLHPYVAEEQTACAVREVTVYLSTPVTEKGITIVDTPGASSMNKRHTELAFQYMKDADALLYLTYYQHSFSKADRSFLRRLGLIKDAFSMDKMFFILNAADLAKSPVELQTVEDYVRGELLKEGIQNPHLYHVSSKQELNKKTSPYNDFSRLKRELDDFIENGLARTAVEELLDEGKKLCETVFQLRGSLHRSAEEKEAEQKRVAKAYQEALAAIEEAEKGSSILQMTEKDVEEQFYHMKQRLAFFAHDLFKAAIHPGLQNGDWRANLQTALKSCLKEYEFEFLQELKALDIRMENLMLKFAGEQWANAVKERLAGNPYFSVHIQADRPETESWETTEASADEGEFTDELKMFKTPKTFFQQNGKARLVEAFTAKLSAITDNWIQREKQTFLNRCKTSAGQLQKAAVLSAKAQLEEQKEAYFHEALESAERENIEKAHALAGEWLRSC, from the coding sequence ATGGCACAAATAAACACGAAAGACGATCTGATGAAAAGAGCCGGAGCGGTTTTCGGGGAGCTCACAAAAAACGGGGATGACAAGCGGTCGGCGCAGCTTGCGGGCATCATCCGAAAATGGCTGAGAAAAGAAGTGTACATCGCGTTAACCGGACACTATTCAGCAGGGAAATCATCGCTTTTGAACGCGCTGCTTCAGGAAGAAGTCCTGCCGACAAGTCCGATTCCGACGAGCGCCAATCTCGTGCTGGTCCGCCGGGGAGAAATGAAAACAACACTCCATACGGTCGATGGAAGATACGCTCAGATGGACGGCTCTTATGATAAAGAAAAAGTGCAGGCGTACTGCAGGGACGGCAGCCAGATTGAAATGGTGGAAATCGGGGGGCCTTTTTCAGGAATAGCGCCTCAGGCCGTCTTAATCGACACGCCTGGAATTGATTCTACAGACGATGCTCATTTTCTATCGGCGTCTTCGATTCTTCACCAGGCGGATGCCTTGTTTTATGTCGTGCACTACAATCATGTCCATTCCGAAGAAAATGTGAAATTTCTTCGATCAATAAAAGATAAGATACCCAATATTTTTTTCATCGTGAACCAGATTGACCGCCATGACGAAGCTGAAACAGACTTCCACGCCTATAAAAAGCAAGTTCTAGATATGCTGCTGAAAGAAGGGATCAGTGAAGAACACCTCTTTTTTACATCGGTCACCGCAGCCGATCATCCGCTCAACGAATTCAACCGGCTCCGTGCTGAGCTGGAAAGACTGCAGCATCAATCCGAACAGCAGCTGCAGGCATATACGGAGCAAAAAATCAGCAGCTTGATTCATGAACATATCAAAATGCTGATCAGTGACGAAGATACGGCTCTGTCTGAAGAAACCGCTTCCTTAAGAGAAACCGTCGAGACTTTAAAATCACAGCTTGCCGATTTGACAGAACAGGAAAAACGGGCGGAGGAACAAATCAAAAAAGACATCCAAACGATTGCCCAAAACGCAAATATAACGCCGTTTGAGATGAGAGAGCTGGCCAAATCGTATTTGGAATCAATCGAAAAGGGCTTTAAAAAAGGAATTCTTTTCAGTAAGGCCAAAACGCTTGAAGAAAAACAAAAACGAAAAGAAGCTTTTCTTGCCGACGTCCAAAAAAGGGTTCAAGCCGAAATCGATTGGCATGTCATTGAAGCAATCAAGGCATTCATGAAATGCTTTAACGTCCAGAATGATGAAATGCTTCGGGAAGTTCTTCAATTTCGGACCGTGATAGATGAAAACGACCTGCTTCGTTCCCGGAAAAAAGGGGCTGAGCTTACACCGGAATACGTGCTGAACTACACGAAAGAACTGGCTGAAAACATCAGAAGAAAGGCGAAGAGACAAGCGCAGCCGCTCATCGACCAGCTCAAAACCTTTATTAAAGAAAGAAGCGTCCTGCAGGCGGAAGCGATAAAAGCTGAATATGATGCGGAACAAGCGAAGCTCGCCGAGCGCGAAAGACGGTTGATTGAGCAGCAGAAGTCATATGAAAAAGCAAACCGTCTCTGGGATCAATGGGAACACGGCAATCAGAGCGATCTGCCGGCGAATTGGTATGCCGCCGAAAGAAAGCCCCTTGAAAAAACGCTTGATGCGAAGCGAGCGGAACCGGTCCGTGCACAAGGGGAAAACAGCAGCCGTAAAGACGAGGCTCTTCATCCGAAAAAGGGCGTTTCTGAGTCCATTGAGCACTTTTTCGAACTTGCCCGGATTTTGGCGGATATCCCGGCTTTAGAAAAGCAGAGAAAAGCATTCCTGCACAAAACGGAGCGCCTTCATACAAGGCAGTTTACCCTGGCGCTCTTCGGCGCATTCAGTTCCGGCAAATCGTCTTTTGCAAATGCGCTTTGCGGGCGGAAAGTGCTGCCGTCATCTCCGACGCCGACAACGGCAACGATTAATAAAATAACAAAACCGTCGGGAACCAAAAGGGACGGGACAGCCGAAGTCGCTTTTAAAACGGAAGGGGAAATCACAGCTGAACTGGATCAGCTTTTAGATGGAAAAATGGCTTCAGCAAAAGGCTCCGCTTTTGGCGAAAAACTTAAAAACCTCTTGAAAAAAGAGGAACTGCACGATGATGAACGGCTGCTGATCAAGAACTTCCTCAAGGCTTATAAGCGTTATGGTTCATATATCAATGATCAGGAAATCCTGACGATTTCCGCTGACGATCTGCATCCGTATGTCGCTGAAGAACAAACGGCCTGTGCCGTCCGCGAAGTCACCGTTTATTTGAGCACACCGGTCACGGAGAAAGGAATAACAATCGTCGATACACCGGGAGCCAGCAGCATGAATAAACGGCATACTGAACTTGCGTTTCAATACATGAAAGATGCTGATGCCCTGCTTTACTTAACATACTACCAGCATTCATTTTCCAAAGCGGACCGGTCGTTTTTGCGCAGGCTGGGGCTCATTAAAGACGCTTTCAGCATGGATAAAATGTTTTTTATTTTAAATGCGGCTGACCTCGCGAAAAGCCCGGTCGAATTACAGACGGTTGAAGACTATGTAAGGGGAGAGCTCTTGAAAGAAGGCATCCAAAATCCGCACCTGTACCATGTATCGAGCAAGCAGGAGCTCAACAAAAAAACTTCGCCGTACAACGACTTCAGCAGGCTAAAGCGGGAGCTCGACGATTTTATCGAAAACGGTTTGGCCAGAACAGCTGTCGAAGAGCTGCTTGATGAAGGCAAAAAACTGTGTGAAACCGTCTTTCAGCTCCGCGGTTCACTGCACCGTTCCGCTGAAGAAAAGGAAGCGGAGCAAAAGCGCGTCGCAAAAGCTTATCAAGAGGCTTTGGCTGCGATTGAAGAAGCAGAGAAGGGGTCATCAATCCTTCAAATGACGGAAAAGGATGTGGAAGAGCAATTTTACCACATGAAGCAGCGTCTGGCCTTTTTTGCACACGATTTATTTAAAGCTGCGATACACCCCGGGCTTCAGAACGGAGATTGGCGCGCCAATCTGCAAACCGCTTTGAAAAGCTGCTTAAAGGAGTATGAATTCGAATTTTTGCAGGAACTAAAAGCGCTTGATATCAGAATGGAAAATTTGATGCTGAAATTTGCGGGCGAACAATGGGCAAATGCCGTAAAAGAGCGGCTTGCCGGCAATCCTTATTTTTCGGTTCATATCCAGGCTGACCGGCCTGAGACCGAAAGCTGGGAAACGACTGAAGCGTCAGCGGATGAAGGGGAGTTTACAGATGAACTGAAAATGTTCAAAACACCTAAAACGTTTTTTCAGCAAAATGGCAAAGCCCGGCTTGTCGAGGCGTTTACTGCAAAGCTTTCGGCGATCACGGACAATTGGATTCAACGTGAAAAGCAGACATTTTTAAACCGCTGCAAAACGAGCGCCGGTCAATTACAGAAAGCGGCTGTTCTATCCGCAAAAGCTCAACTCGAAGAACAAAAAGAAGCATATTTTCATGAGGCGCTGGAGAGCGCAGAGCGCGAAAACATTGAAAAAGCGCATGCCTTGGCAGGCGAATGGCTCCGCTCATGTTGA
- the fbpC gene encoding Fur-regulated basic protein FbpC yields MTMFFLLAAVSTYSLLIGYVLKGIAGANPQK; encoded by the coding sequence ATGACGATGTTTTTTCTACTGGCGGCCGTCAGTACATACAGTTTATTGATTGGATATGTCTTAAAAGGAATCGCAGGAGCGAATCCGCAAAAATAA
- a CDS encoding isoprenylcysteine carboxyl methyltransferase family protein, whose protein sequence is MFWTILSIFAAQRLLELAVAKFNEKNALKEGAVEYGKRHYPYIVAMHVSFFVSLIWETTAFQRGTLPMALVVLTGLIFTQVLRYWALFSLGKCWNTKILVIPGTNLVRKGPYQWIKHPNYLAVALEFLLLPLLFQAYATALLFTVLNAAVMYIRIRTEEQALEKLHH, encoded by the coding sequence ATGTTTTGGACGATTTTAAGCATTTTTGCCGCCCAGCGCCTGCTTGAGCTGGCAGTCGCGAAGTTCAACGAAAAAAACGCTCTGAAAGAGGGAGCGGTCGAATACGGGAAACGTCATTACCCTTACATCGTCGCGATGCATGTTTCGTTTTTCGTATCTTTGATTTGGGAAACGACCGCTTTTCAACGCGGAACCCTTCCGATGGCGCTTGTCGTATTGACAGGCCTCATCTTCACGCAGGTTCTCCGGTATTGGGCGCTCTTTTCACTGGGGAAATGCTGGAACACGAAAATCCTTGTCATCCCTGGAACGAATCTTGTCCGAAAGGGGCCCTATCAATGGATTAAACATCCGAACTATTTGGCGGTCGCTCTTGAATTTCTGCTTTTGCCCCTGCTTTTTCAGGCATACGCCACCGCACTTTTATTTACGGTGCTCAACGCTGCTGTCATGTACATCCGCATTCGTACGGAAGAACAGGCATTAGAAAAATTACACCATTGA